The proteins below are encoded in one region of Amycolatopsis acidiphila:
- a CDS encoding TetR/AcrR family transcriptional regulator, producing MATGSERTPSRRERPAKPALTRAGIIAAAVGIMRAEGLQKVTMRRLAQELDTGAASLYVYVANTAELHAAVLDELLGTVDLAPVHARGDWRDRLIAVLTSYTAVLFDHPGLARSAVVARPSGKHYLELIEALLALLDEGGVPRAQAAWGVDVLLQHGTATAAEHSAAGPGTGSAEHSMAEHSGTGPAKHSAANPGTSPGEHDWNALARAVRGPSHPHIAAIGADLLSGTPDERLAWGFRVLVNGIAYTPRTPTSQERS from the coding sequence ATGGCCACCGGATCGGAACGGACCCCCAGTCGTCGCGAACGCCCGGCGAAGCCGGCCCTCACGAGGGCGGGCATCATCGCCGCGGCGGTCGGGATCATGCGGGCCGAGGGCCTGCAGAAGGTGACCATGCGCCGGCTCGCGCAGGAGCTCGACACCGGCGCGGCTTCGCTCTACGTCTACGTCGCCAACACCGCGGAGCTGCACGCCGCGGTGCTCGACGAGCTGCTGGGCACGGTCGACCTGGCTCCCGTGCACGCACGGGGCGACTGGCGCGACCGGCTCATCGCGGTGCTCACGTCCTACACCGCCGTACTGTTCGACCATCCCGGGCTGGCCCGCTCCGCCGTCGTCGCCCGTCCCAGCGGCAAGCACTACCTCGAGCTGATCGAGGCGCTGCTCGCACTGCTGGACGAGGGCGGCGTACCGCGGGCGCAGGCGGCCTGGGGGGTGGACGTGCTGCTGCAGCACGGCACCGCGACCGCCGCCGAGCACTCCGCCGCGGGCCCCGGCACCGGATCCGCCGAGCACTCCATGGCCGAGCACTCCGGCACCGGACCCGCAAAGCACTCCGCCGCGAACCCCGGCACGAGCCCCGGCGAGCACGACTGGAACGCGCTCGCGCGGGCCGTGCGCGGCCCGTCTCATCCGCACATCGCCGCGATCGGCGCCGACCTGCTGTCCGGCACCCCGGACGAACGCCTCGCGTGGGGGTTCCGGGTGCTCGTCAACGGCATCGCCTACACCCCGCGCACCCCGACCTCCCAGGAGCGATCATGA
- a CDS encoding SDR family NAD(P)-dependent oxidoreductase produces MTAAHLVGRLADTLLDRTVLGGYPRWGLELRRRLPGWPADPAPGALRGRSVLITGANSGLGKATAAGVARLGACAHLLVRDPVKGEHARAELLAEIPGADVRLWCCDVSDLEDVQRFTAKFAAAESKLDVLVHNAGVLPDRRTTSAQGHEQTLATHVLGPLRMTESLRPHLRAAGAARVILLSSGGMYTQKLPTGDLEYRDGSYRGATAYARTKRVQVALLPILAQRWAADGIRVHGTHPGWADTPGVADSLPGFHRLTGRILRDPAQGADTTVWLAATTPAPPGGQLWHDRRPRPADLVPWTHASDADRQAVWAECARAAGIDPGETG; encoded by the coding sequence ATGACCGCAGCACACCTCGTCGGCCGCCTGGCGGACACGCTTCTCGACCGCACCGTGCTCGGCGGCTACCCCCGCTGGGGGCTGGAGCTGCGCCGCAGGCTGCCCGGCTGGCCCGCGGACCCCGCGCCGGGCGCGCTGCGCGGCCGGTCGGTGCTGATCACCGGCGCCAACTCCGGGCTCGGCAAGGCCACGGCCGCGGGAGTGGCCCGCCTGGGCGCGTGCGCGCACCTGCTCGTGCGCGACCCCGTCAAGGGCGAACACGCCCGCGCGGAGCTGCTGGCCGAGATCCCGGGAGCCGACGTGCGGCTGTGGTGCTGCGACGTCTCCGACCTCGAGGACGTGCAGCGGTTCACCGCGAAGTTCGCCGCCGCCGAGTCGAAGCTCGACGTCCTCGTGCACAACGCCGGGGTGCTGCCCGACCGGCGCACGACCAGCGCCCAGGGCCATGAGCAGACGCTGGCCACCCATGTGCTCGGCCCGCTGCGGATGACCGAGTCGCTCCGCCCGCACCTGCGCGCGGCCGGCGCCGCCCGGGTGATCCTGCTGTCCTCCGGCGGCATGTACACCCAGAAACTCCCCACCGGGGACCTCGAGTACCGCGACGGGTCGTACCGCGGCGCGACCGCCTACGCCCGCACCAAACGCGTCCAGGTCGCGCTGCTGCCGATCCTCGCCCAGCGGTGGGCCGCCGACGGCATCCGCGTGCACGGCACCCATCCCGGCTGGGCCGACACCCCCGGCGTCGCCGACTCGCTGCCCGGGTTCCACAGGCTCACCGGCCGCATCCTGCGCGATCCCGCGCAGGGCGCGGACACCACCGTCTGGCTCGCCGCCACCACACCCGCGCCGCCGGGCGGGCAGCTCTGGCACGACCGCCGTCCGCGTCCGGCCGACCTCGTGCCGTGGACCCACGCGAGCGATGCCGACCGGCAGGCGGTGTGGGCCGAATGCGCCCGCGCCGCCGGGATCGACCCGGGGGAGACCGGGTGA
- a CDS encoding metallophosphoesterase → MIVLAHLSDTHLDGSEHRAARAKRVLDYLTDLPGPVAAVLVTGDLADHGTPAEYEEVRKTLASANPVFTCPGNHDVRESYRSVLLGERAGGGPVNRLHHAGGAVFAMCDSSIPGRDEGYLDDETLAWLGDALAATDADTPVFVCFHHPPVRLHSPFIDGTRQRGEERLAALLARYPQVVAVLCGHAHTGAASSFAGKPLRVAPGVVSTLKLPWEHRDDLDYDLPPAIAFHVLDDDRRLTTHYRVVP, encoded by the coding sequence ATGATCGTGCTGGCCCACCTCAGCGACACCCACCTCGACGGCAGCGAACACCGGGCGGCGCGGGCGAAGCGGGTGCTGGACTACCTCACCGATCTGCCCGGCCCTGTCGCGGCCGTGCTGGTCACCGGCGACCTCGCCGACCACGGCACACCGGCCGAGTACGAGGAGGTGCGCAAGACACTGGCTTCGGCGAACCCGGTGTTCACCTGCCCCGGCAACCACGACGTCCGCGAGTCCTACCGCTCGGTCCTGCTGGGCGAGCGGGCCGGGGGCGGCCCGGTCAACCGCCTGCACCACGCGGGCGGCGCGGTCTTCGCGATGTGCGACTCCTCGATCCCCGGCCGCGACGAGGGCTACCTCGACGACGAGACGCTCGCCTGGCTCGGCGACGCGCTCGCCGCCACCGACGCCGACACCCCGGTGTTCGTGTGCTTCCACCACCCGCCGGTGCGGCTGCACAGCCCGTTCATCGACGGGACCCGCCAGCGCGGCGAGGAGCGGCTCGCGGCGCTGCTCGCCCGGTACCCGCAGGTCGTCGCGGTGCTGTGCGGGCACGCGCACACCGGCGCCGCGAGCAGTTTCGCGGGCAAGCCGCTGCGCGTCGCGCCCGGTGTGGTGTCCACGCTCAAGCTGCCCTGGGAGCACCGCGACGACCTGGACTACGACCTGCCCCCGGCCATCGCGTTCCACGTCCTCGACGACGACCGCCGGCTGACCACGCACTACCGCGTCGTCCCCTGA
- a CDS encoding SAM-dependent methyltransferase encodes MSSLGAMGVKRVTAPEGVRATALLTAYARAQETARPDRLFDDPWARLFIAEATAFTGAGLPRIGMARDDKVSPLWAAFSSYFTLRTPFYDEHILRAVAAGARQVVLVAASMDTRPYRLALPPDTTVFELDNASVLDFKDAVLSRHHARASCRRVPIGVDLRADWSGDLLAAGFRPGEPVVWVAEGLLMYLTTGDSERLLAAVTAQSRGRAWLLTEYPERVVDEATMTSRATDEAERVSAMMMANLVRRGPDTEPAPWVARHGWTAEVTDIAAETRRHGRPVPDVFDHGAPDRVGVWLLSATR; translated from the coding sequence ATGTCGAGCCTGGGGGCGATGGGCGTGAAGCGAGTGACCGCACCGGAAGGGGTGCGCGCCACGGCGCTGCTCACCGCGTACGCGCGCGCCCAGGAGACCGCTCGCCCCGACAGGCTCTTCGACGACCCGTGGGCGCGCCTGTTCATCGCCGAGGCCACCGCGTTCACCGGTGCCGGCCTGCCCCGCATCGGCATGGCCCGCGACGACAAGGTCTCCCCGCTGTGGGCGGCGTTCAGCTCGTACTTCACGCTGCGCACCCCGTTCTACGACGAGCACATCCTGCGTGCCGTCGCGGCCGGGGCCCGGCAGGTGGTGCTGGTGGCGGCGAGCATGGACACCCGCCCGTACCGGCTGGCGCTGCCGCCGGACACGACGGTGTTCGAACTGGACAACGCCTCCGTGCTCGACTTCAAGGACGCGGTGCTCTCCCGCCACCACGCACGGGCGTCGTGCCGCCGCGTGCCGATCGGGGTGGACCTGCGCGCGGACTGGAGTGGTGACCTCCTCGCGGCGGGCTTCCGGCCGGGGGAACCGGTCGTGTGGGTGGCCGAGGGGCTGCTGATGTACTTGACCACCGGGGACAGCGAGCGCCTGCTGGCCGCCGTCACCGCGCAGTCGCGCGGGCGGGCGTGGCTGCTGACCGAGTACCCGGAGCGGGTGGTCGACGAGGCCACCATGACCTCCCGCGCGACCGACGAGGCGGAACGGGTGTCGGCGATGATGATGGCCAACCTCGTGCGGCGCGGCCCGGACACCGAGCCGGCGCCGTGGGTGGCCCGCCACGGCTGGACGGCCGAGGTCACCGACATCGCGGCCGAGACACGCCGCCACGGCCGCCCGGTGCCCGACGTCTTCGACCACGGCGCCCCGGACCGGGTCGGGGTGTGGCTGCTCAGCGCCACCCGGTGA